One Asterias rubens chromosome 1, eAstRub1.3, whole genome shotgun sequence genomic region harbors:
- the LOC117295379 gene encoding echinoidin-like, whose amino-acid sequence MAANFTVFSILAALLLQSHFLIVSPCMSCISPWTSFGNHCYLLVTDEKTFDEAEQYCQSLSRLGRPSHLASIVSQEEHDFLLLLIKSVYGESGMKTWFGYRKDTSSGSPTWRFLDDSPSQGYTNWLNGGPSGDGECMEILDIPSNFLWNDVVCGSSRASVCKIPARY is encoded by the coding sequence ATGGCAGCAAACTTCACTGTTTTCAGTATTCTTGCAGCTCTCCTTCTTCAGTCGCATTTCCTGATCGTATCTCCCTGCATGTCTTGCATCAGTCCATGGACAAGTTTTGGGAATCATTGCTACCTTCTTGTGACGGATGAGAAGACTTTCGATGAAGCTGAACAGTACTGTCAGAGTTTGTCACGCCTTGGCAGACCATCTCATCTGGCATCCATTGTGAGCCAAGAGGAACATGACTTCCTCCTACTGCTTATCAAATCCGTTTACGGAGAAAGTGGCATGAAAACTTGGTTCGGCTACCGCAAGGACACATCGAGTGGCTCTCCAACTTGGCGCTTTCTTGATGACAGCCCTTCACAGGGCTACACCAACTGGTTAAACGGAGGCCCCAGCGGTGATGGAGAATGTATGGAGATCCTGGATATCCCCTCTAACTTCTTGTGGAATGACGTGGTTTGTGGCTCATCCCGGGCATCCGTCTGTAAAATACCAGCCAGGTACTAA